Proteins from a genomic interval of Desulfovibrio piger:
- a CDS encoding SAM-dependent methyltransferase translates to MQPLLEELGDRVITVRGRLVLARGTEPAAWAQNVWTEPRWIPITSIGSGARQLSALQRNWRAHIPTLGGHVRRLRLMQEQLPYVAARPLHFGTPAPSAPLGAFTLWEKDLMLASPRTTSPFADGEVQFVENREDPPGRAYLKLWEVFTLTGRTPAPGELCIDLGAAPGGWTWVLGRLGCRVFSVDKAELAPQVAAMPGVNHCLGSGFGLEPRHVGQVDWLFSDMICYPDRLLETVQEWLAADACRNVVCTLKFQAQTDHETARAFAAIPGGRLLHLSCNKHELTFVKLAD, encoded by the coding sequence ATGCAGCCCCTGCTGGAAGAGTTGGGGGACCGCGTCATCACCGTGCGTGGCCGTCTGGTGCTGGCCAGGGGCACGGAGCCCGCGGCCTGGGCCCAGAACGTCTGGACGGAACCGCGCTGGATCCCCATCACCTCCATCGGCAGCGGGGCACGGCAGCTCTCGGCCCTGCAGCGCAACTGGCGGGCGCACATCCCCACCCTTGGCGGACATGTGCGGCGTCTGCGCCTCATGCAGGAGCAGCTGCCCTACGTGGCGGCACGGCCCCTGCACTTCGGCACGCCCGCCCCGTCCGCGCCGCTGGGAGCCTTCACCCTGTGGGAAAAAGACCTGATGCTGGCCTCGCCGCGCACCACCTCGCCCTTTGCCGACGGGGAAGTGCAGTTCGTGGAGAACCGCGAGGACCCGCCGGGCCGCGCCTACCTCAAGCTGTGGGAAGTCTTCACCCTGACCGGGCGCACGCCCGCGCCGGGGGAACTGTGCATCGACCTGGGCGCCGCACCGGGCGGCTGGACCTGGGTGCTGGGGCGGCTGGGCTGCCGCGTGTTCAGCGTGGACAAGGCCGAGCTGGCGCCCCAGGTGGCGGCCATGCCCGGCGTCAACCACTGCCTGGGCAGCGGCTTCGGCCTTGAGCCGCGCCATGTGGGCCAGGTGGACTGGCTGTTCTCGGACATGATCTGCTACCCCGACCGCCTGCTGGAGACCGTGCAGGAATGGCTGGCGGCCGATGCCTGCCGCAACGTGGTATGCACGCTCAAGTTCCAGGCCCAGACCGACCACGAGACGGCGCGGGCCTTCGCGGCCATCCCGGGCGGCCGTCTGCTGCATCTTTCCTGCAACAAGCACGAGCTGACCTTCGTGAAGCTGGCCGACTAG
- a CDS encoding sirohydrochlorin cobaltochelatase, whose protein sequence is MRRIPTTSLRSTLLALLLTLCLALPALAAQKEGLLLVAFGTSVPEAQPALTAIDKEFKAAFPHSPVIWAYTSSIIRAKLEKKGVHIGDVAAGLEELARQKVDVVRVQSLHVVAGEEFSEMERLLVSWLVRHPDSFKAVYLGRPLLESRQDAEDVCRAVLGATEGKRKSGELLALMGHGQSHGRGDMIIEGMRATLADADNLAVLATVEGSRGFDQVLAAIKTSRASVIWLQPFMVVAGDHARNDLAGDEPDSWASQIRALGLTPRPVLTGLGELPGVRAVFVRHARDSQDDLLKQ, encoded by the coding sequence ATGCGTCGTATCCCCACAACATCCCTGCGCTCCACGCTGCTGGCCCTGCTGCTCACCCTCTGCCTGGCCCTGCCTGCCCTGGCGGCCCAGAAGGAAGGCCTGCTGCTGGTGGCCTTCGGCACCAGCGTGCCCGAGGCCCAGCCCGCCCTGACCGCCATCGACAAGGAATTCAAGGCCGCCTTCCCCCACAGCCCCGTGATCTGGGCCTATACCTCCAGCATCATCCGGGCCAAGCTGGAAAAGAAGGGCGTGCACATCGGTGACGTGGCCGCCGGCCTGGAAGAGCTGGCCCGGCAAAAGGTGGACGTGGTGCGCGTCCAGTCCCTGCATGTGGTGGCCGGTGAGGAATTCAGCGAGATGGAGCGCCTGCTCGTCAGCTGGCTGGTCCGCCATCCCGACAGTTTCAAGGCCGTCTATCTGGGCCGCCCGCTGCTGGAATCCCGGCAGGATGCCGAAGATGTCTGCCGCGCCGTCCTCGGCGCCACCGAAGGCAAGCGCAAGTCCGGCGAGCTGCTGGCCCTCATGGGCCACGGCCAGAGCCACGGCCGGGGCGACATGATCATCGAAGGCATGCGCGCCACCCTGGCCGATGCCGACAACCTGGCCGTGCTGGCCACGGTGGAAGGCTCGCGCGGTTTCGACCAGGTGCTTGCCGCCATCAAGACCAGCCGCGCGTCCGTCATCTGGCTCCAGCCCTTCATGGTGGTGGCCGGGGACCACGCCCGCAACGACCTGGCCGGTGACGAGCCCGATTCCTGGGCCTCGCAAATCCGCGCCCTGGGCCTTACCCCCCGCCCCGTACTCACCGGTCTGGGCGAGCTGCCCGGCGTGCGCGCCGTCTTCGTGCGCCATGCCCGCGACAGCCAAGACGATCTGCTGAAGCAGTAA
- a CDS encoding phenylacetate--CoA ligase, with translation MTHRFIPRLSPEEIARQQLEGLRFTVRQAFKSPQYRKRLEACGVTPDDITSLDDLRRLPTVDVEDLREGYPLPLLCVPEEEVVRIHASSGTTGKRKILAYTANDVNNFTLQMARCYEMAGLTPMDRMQVAVGYGLWTAGAGFQLGSERFGMLTIPVGPGNLEMHLQLLRDMGSTCFGATASMALLLAEEVERAGIRDKLKLRKVICGSEIRSEKMRLAIESKLGLESSYDIAGMTEMYGPGTAIDCDEHNGLHYWADMFIIEILDPETLQPVPEGEVGEMVVTSLRKEAVPLLRYRTHDLSRLLPGDCPCGLSMPRHDRILGRSDDMIIYRGVNIYPGQIMDVIGAFPELGGEYHVELTRDDRSLDHMTLTVERAQGATSGGDAQLVAALEQRLHKSLLARVAVKLADHASLPRTFSKSKRVTDLR, from the coding sequence ATGACTCACCGTTTCATCCCCCGGCTTTCTCCCGAAGAGATCGCCCGCCAGCAGCTGGAAGGCCTGCGCTTCACCGTGCGCCAGGCTTTCAAGTCCCCCCAGTACCGCAAACGTCTGGAAGCCTGTGGCGTCACGCCTGACGACATCACCTCGCTGGACGATCTGCGCCGTCTGCCCACCGTGGACGTGGAAGACCTGCGCGAAGGCTATCCCCTGCCCCTGCTCTGCGTGCCCGAAGAGGAAGTGGTGCGCATCCATGCCTCCAGCGGCACCACGGGCAAGCGCAAGATCCTGGCCTACACGGCCAATGACGTGAATAATTTTACCTTGCAGATGGCCCGTTGCTACGAGATGGCTGGCCTGACCCCCATGGACCGCATGCAGGTGGCCGTGGGCTATGGCCTGTGGACGGCCGGTGCGGGCTTCCAGCTGGGCAGCGAGCGCTTCGGCATGCTCACTATCCCCGTGGGCCCCGGCAACCTGGAGATGCATCTGCAGCTCCTGCGCGACATGGGCTCAACCTGTTTCGGCGCTACGGCCTCCATGGCCCTGCTGCTGGCCGAAGAAGTGGAGCGCGCCGGTATCCGCGACAAGCTCAAGCTGCGCAAGGTCATCTGCGGCTCGGAGATCCGCAGCGAAAAGATGCGTCTGGCCATCGAGAGCAAGCTTGGTCTGGAAAGCAGCTATGACATCGCGGGCATGACCGAAATGTACGGCCCCGGTACGGCCATCGACTGCGACGAGCACAACGGCCTGCACTACTGGGCCGACATGTTCATCATCGAGATCCTCGATCCCGAGACCCTGCAGCCCGTGCCCGAAGGCGAAGTGGGCGAGATGGTGGTCACCAGCCTGCGCAAGGAGGCCGTGCCCCTGCTGCGCTACCGCACCCACGACCTTTCCCGCCTGCTGCCCGGCGACTGCCCCTGCGGCCTCAGCATGCCCCGCCATGACCGCATCCTCGGCCGCTCCGACGACATGATCATCTACCGCGGCGTCAACATCTACCCCGGCCAGATCATGGACGTCATCGGCGCCTTCCCCGAACTGGGCGGCGAATATCATGTGGAACTGACCCGCGACGACCGCTCGCTGGACCACATGACCCTGACCGTGGAACGCGCCCAGGGCGCCACCTCCGGCGGCGATGCCCAGCTGGTGGCCGCGCTGGAACAGCGTCTGCACAAGTCCCTGCTGGCCCGCGTGGCCGTGAAACTCGCCGACCACGCCAGCCTGCCCCGTACCTTCAGCAAGTCCAAGCGCGTCACCGACCTGCGCTAG
- the sfsA gene encoding DNA/RNA nuclease SfsA has translation MEKTPLLPLPQGCVVGRFIRRYKRFSVEMLLDGQNVWVHSNNSGSMLGLTLAGAPLLASPAANPARKLPYTQEAVWLAERAVPSLPGGEAGADGSALGRGFWVGVNTSVPNRMIEVAFHAGRLAFAAGYTQCRREAKRGESRLDACLTGPDLPPLWVECKNVTMVEDGVACFPDAATERGQKHLRELMDIVRCGERAAMFYLVQRPDGHCFGPADVVDPAYAALFYEAMDAGVEIYPYRASVSPAGIELEGLLPVAPRPAGL, from the coding sequence ATGGAAAAAACACCGTTGCTGCCCCTTCCCCAAGGCTGTGTGGTGGGGCGTTTCATCAGGCGTTACAAGCGCTTCAGTGTGGAGATGCTGCTGGACGGGCAGAACGTCTGGGTCCACAGCAACAATTCCGGCAGCATGCTGGGCCTGACCCTGGCCGGGGCCCCGCTGCTGGCCTCGCCCGCGGCCAATCCGGCGCGCAAGCTGCCCTACACGCAGGAGGCCGTCTGGCTGGCCGAGCGGGCCGTGCCGTCCCTGCCCGGCGGGGAGGCAGGCGCGGATGGCTCCGCCCTGGGCCGTGGCTTTTGGGTGGGCGTCAACACCAGCGTGCCCAACCGCATGATAGAGGTTGCCTTCCATGCCGGGCGGCTGGCCTTTGCCGCCGGATACACGCAATGCCGCCGGGAGGCCAAACGCGGCGAGAGCCGCCTGGATGCTTGCCTCACCGGGCCGGATCTGCCGCCGCTGTGGGTGGAATGCAAGAACGTGACCATGGTGGAAGACGGCGTGGCCTGCTTTCCCGATGCGGCCACGGAGCGCGGTCAGAAGCATCTGCGCGAGCTCATGGACATCGTGCGCTGCGGCGAACGCGCGGCCATGTTCTATCTGGTGCAGCGCCCGGACGGCCATTGCTTCGGCCCGGCGGACGTGGTGGACCCCGCCTATGCGGCCCTGTTCTATGAGGCGATGGATGCCGGGGTGGAGATCTATCCCTACCGCGCCTCGGTGAGCCCTGCCGGTATCGAGCTGGAAGGCCTGCTGCCCGTGGCGCCCCGTCCCGCCGGACTGTGA
- a CDS encoding pyridoxal phosphate-dependent aminotransferase, with protein sequence MQISERVRTMKPSLTLSVNTRAMELRAQGIQVTSLAVGEPDFPTPKHICEAAKAAIDTNFCRYTAVPGIPELRAAVGGYFKKFYGEDIAPECTIVSAGGKHALYNFMQASINPGDEVLLPAPYWVSYPYTIQLAGGVPVIVQASLEQGFKVTPEMLDAKCTDKTKLLVLNTPSNPTGAVYNAEELAAILDWADSRDVYVLTDEIYDQLVFAPAKMASAVHHFAKNPEKVAILNGVSKSFAMTGWRVGYVVAHPEIIKKMSSMQGHCTSNICSISQKAALAGLTGPLDFLGEMRNAFQRRRDLAMDIINGWDFASCPCPDGAFYLFVDVRKCFGGTVKNSTELCTWLLDKARVAVVPGAAFGDDNCIRFSYAVSDDTLRDALQRIGDALSQLR encoded by the coding sequence ATGCAGATTTCCGAACGTGTGCGCACCATGAAGCCCTCGCTGACCCTCAGCGTCAACACCCGCGCCATGGAGTTGCGGGCCCAGGGCATACAAGTCACCAGCCTGGCCGTGGGCGAGCCGGACTTCCCCACCCCCAAGCATATCTGTGAGGCCGCCAAGGCCGCCATCGACACCAATTTCTGCCGCTACACGGCCGTGCCCGGCATCCCCGAGCTGCGGGCCGCGGTGGGCGGTTACTTCAAAAAATTCTACGGCGAGGACATCGCCCCCGAATGCACCATCGTTTCCGCCGGCGGCAAGCATGCCCTGTACAACTTCATGCAGGCCTCCATCAACCCCGGTGACGAAGTGCTGCTGCCCGCCCCCTACTGGGTCAGCTATCCCTACACCATCCAGCTTGCCGGCGGCGTGCCCGTCATCGTGCAGGCCTCGCTGGAACAGGGCTTCAAGGTCACGCCCGAGATGCTGGACGCCAAGTGCACCGACAAGACCAAGCTGCTGGTGCTCAACACGCCCAGCAACCCCACGGGTGCCGTCTACAATGCCGAAGAACTGGCCGCCATCCTGGACTGGGCCGACAGCCGCGACGTCTACGTGCTGACCGACGAGATCTATGACCAGCTGGTCTTCGCTCCGGCCAAGATGGCCAGCGCCGTGCACCACTTTGCCAAGAATCCCGAAAAGGTGGCCATCCTCAACGGCGTTTCCAAGAGCTTTGCCATGACCGGCTGGCGCGTGGGCTATGTGGTGGCCCACCCCGAGATCATCAAAAAGATGTCCAGCATGCAGGGCCACTGCACGTCCAACATCTGCTCCATCTCGCAAAAGGCCGCCCTGGCCGGCCTTACCGGTCCCCTGGATTTCCTGGGCGAGATGCGCAACGCCTTCCAGCGTCGCCGCGACCTGGCCATGGACATCATCAACGGCTGGGACTTCGCCTCCTGCCCCTGTCCGGACGGCGCCTTCTACCTGTTCGTGGATGTGCGCAAGTGCTTCGGCGGCACGGTCAAGAACTCCACCGAGCTCTGCACCTGGCTGCTGGACAAGGCCCGCGTGGCCGTGGTGCCCGGCGCCGCCTTCGGTGACGACAACTGCATCCGCTTCTCCTACGCCGTCAGCGACGACACCCTGCGCGACGCCCTGCAGCGCATCGGCGACGCCCTGTCCCAGCTGCGGTAG
- the thrC gene encoding threonine synthase, which yields MEYVCLHCGQRYPGDSLLYTCPSCGGVFLLENTKFDELKQRSGAEWREIFDRRASTRSTALRGIFRYYELLAPLLDEEDIVYLGEGLTPIVEAAPALRDRVGVPFAYKNDGQNPSASFKDRGMACAFSYLKWLCRRHQWDEVLTVCASTGDTSAAAALYASYVGAPLKSVVLLPHGKVTPQQLSQPLGSGATVLELPGVFDDCMKVVEHLAENYRVALLNSKNSWRILGQESYAYEVAQWYGWDVSGLCIFVPIGNAGNITAVMSGFLKMLELGIITSLPRVFGVQSEHADPVYRYYAAPKDARVWQPVTVTPSVAQAAMIGNPVSFPRVQRLAEKFIEKGGEKAFQVVQVTEQQIMDAMIVANRHGHIACTQGGECLAGLVNARALGLVDDDEHAVLDATAHALKFSGFQDMYFNDSFPEAYGVKPQAELSNKPELLLPESAREGKDVATFARMGADAVVARLGLSRK from the coding sequence ATGGAATATGTGTGCCTGCACTGCGGCCAGCGTTACCCCGGTGACAGCCTGCTCTACACCTGCCCGTCCTGCGGCGGCGTGTTCCTGCTGGAAAACACCAAATTCGACGAACTGAAACAGCGCAGCGGCGCGGAATGGCGCGAGATCTTCGACCGCCGTGCCTCCACCCGCAGCACGGCCCTGCGCGGCATCTTCCGTTATTATGAACTGCTGGCGCCCCTGCTGGACGAGGAAGACATCGTCTACCTGGGCGAAGGGCTGACCCCCATCGTGGAAGCCGCTCCGGCCCTGCGCGACCGTGTGGGCGTGCCCTTTGCCTACAAGAACGACGGCCAGAACCCCAGCGCCTCCTTCAAGGACCGCGGCATGGCCTGTGCGTTCAGCTATCTGAAATGGCTCTGTCGCCGCCACCAGTGGGACGAGGTGCTGACCGTCTGCGCCTCCACCGGTGATACCTCCGCCGCCGCGGCCCTGTACGCCTCCTATGTGGGCGCGCCCCTCAAGAGCGTGGTGCTGCTGCCCCACGGCAAGGTGACCCCGCAGCAGCTCTCCCAGCCCCTGGGCAGCGGCGCCACGGTGCTGGAACTGCCCGGCGTGTTCGACGACTGCATGAAGGTGGTGGAGCATCTGGCCGAGAATTACCGCGTGGCCCTGCTCAACTCCAAGAACAGCTGGCGCATCCTGGGCCAGGAATCCTACGCCTATGAAGTGGCCCAGTGGTACGGCTGGGACGTGTCCGGCCTGTGCATCTTCGTGCCCATCGGCAACGCGGGCAACATCACGGCCGTCATGTCCGGCTTCCTCAAGATGCTGGAACTGGGCATCATCACCAGCCTGCCGCGCGTCTTCGGCGTGCAGAGCGAACACGCCGACCCCGTGTACCGCTACTATGCCGCGCCCAAGGACGCCCGCGTGTGGCAGCCCGTGACCGTCACCCCCAGCGTGGCCCAGGCCGCCATGATCGGCAACCCGGTCTCCTTCCCGCGCGTGCAGCGCCTGGCCGAGAAGTTCATCGAAAAGGGCGGCGAAAAGGCCTTCCAGGTGGTGCAGGTGACCGAACAGCAGATCATGGACGCCATGATCGTGGCCAACCGTCACGGCCACATCGCCTGCACCCAGGGCGGCGAATGCCTGGCCGGTCTGGTCAACGCCCGTGCGCTGGGCCTGGTGGACGATGACGAACACGCCGTGCTGGATGCCACGGCCCACGCCCTCAAGTTCTCCGGCTTCCAGGACATGTACTTCAACGACAGCTTCCCCGAAGCCTACGGCGTCAAGCCCCAGGCCGAGCTTTCCAACAAGCCCGAACTGCTGCTGCCCGAAAGCGCCCGCGAAGGAAAGGACGTGGCCACCTTCGCCCGCATGGGCGCCGATGCCGTGGTGGCCCGCCTGGGCCTGAGCCGCAAGTAG
- a CDS encoding AMP-binding protein, giving the protein MDEKVRQRQALFELREKTLGQILDETVARIPDKEAIVYADRNYRQTWREFADTVDLFAKGLMALGVQKGEKVAVWASNVPYWVTLQFATAKIGAILITVNTNYREHELEYLLNQSECENIFIMDSLRDHDYIDTLYTLAPELRYQSRDRLSFARLPHLRRVCFLGAEKHRGMYSVPEILSMSVMTDDAEYQARQDSLDPWDAINMQYTSGTTGFPKGVMLTHVGVGLNGYWIGRNQRFTDEDRVCLPVPLFHCFGCVLGVSACVNHGACMVILEAYNPLHVLAAVDSERCTALYGVPTMFLAELEHKMFKRFDVSSLRTGIMAGSVCPEPLMRRVVEDMYMKDITICYGLTEGSPVMTQSDPDDPLHLRCETVGCAMPGIEVRIGDPETCEELPRGEVGEILCRGYNVMKGYYNMPEETARTISPDGWLHSGDLGTMDEDGYVRVTGRIKDMIIRGGENVYPREIEEFLMGMPGVLDIQVVAVPSRKYGEEVGAFIIARPDVPVAPEDVRAFCRGKIAWYKIPRYIAVVDGFPLTASGKIQKFKLREMAAERWPEAMAEPDSKTAK; this is encoded by the coding sequence ATGGACGAGAAAGTGCGCCAGCGCCAGGCGCTGTTCGAACTGCGTGAAAAGACCCTTGGCCAGATCCTGGACGAGACGGTGGCCCGCATCCCCGACAAGGAAGCCATCGTCTATGCCGACCGCAACTACCGCCAGACCTGGCGCGAGTTTGCCGATACCGTCGATCTGTTCGCCAAAGGACTCATGGCGCTAGGCGTGCAGAAAGGGGAAAAGGTGGCCGTCTGGGCCAGCAACGTGCCCTACTGGGTGACCTTGCAGTTCGCCACGGCCAAGATCGGGGCCATCCTGATCACGGTCAACACCAACTATCGCGAACACGAGCTCGAATACCTGCTCAACCAGTCGGAGTGCGAGAACATCTTCATCATGGACAGCCTGCGCGACCATGATTACATCGACACGCTCTACACTCTGGCCCCCGAGCTGCGCTACCAGAGCCGCGACCGGCTCAGCTTCGCGCGCCTGCCGCATCTGCGGCGCGTCTGTTTCCTGGGCGCGGAGAAGCATCGCGGCATGTATTCCGTGCCCGAGATCCTGTCCATGTCCGTCATGACCGATGATGCCGAGTACCAGGCCCGGCAGGACAGCCTGGACCCCTGGGACGCCATCAACATGCAGTATACCTCCGGCACCACGGGCTTCCCCAAGGGCGTCATGCTGACCCATGTGGGCGTGGGCCTCAACGGCTACTGGATCGGCCGCAACCAGCGCTTCACCGACGAGGACCGCGTCTGCCTGCCCGTGCCGCTCTTCCACTGCTTCGGCTGCGTGCTGGGGGTCTCGGCCTGCGTCAACCACGGGGCCTGCATGGTCATCCTCGAAGCCTACAACCCCCTGCATGTGCTGGCCGCCGTGGACAGCGAGCGCTGCACGGCCCTGTACGGCGTGCCCACCATGTTCCTGGCCGAACTGGAGCACAAGATGTTCAAGCGCTTCGACGTCTCCAGCCTGCGCACGGGCATCATGGCCGGTTCCGTCTGCCCCGAGCCGCTCATGCGGCGCGTGGTGGAAGACATGTACATGAAGGACATCACCATCTGTTACGGCCTGACCGAGGGCTCGCCGGTGATGACCCAGTCCGACCCCGACGACCCCCTGCACCTGCGCTGCGAGACCGTGGGCTGCGCCATGCCCGGCATCGAGGTGCGCATCGGCGACCCCGAGACCTGCGAGGAACTGCCGCGCGGCGAAGTGGGCGAGATCCTGTGCCGCGGCTACAACGTCATGAAGGGCTACTACAACATGCCCGAAGAGACGGCCCGCACCATCAGCCCTGACGGCTGGCTGCATTCCGGCGACCTGGGCACCATGGACGAGGACGGCTACGTGCGCGTCACCGGCCGCATCAAGGACATGATCATCCGCGGCGGCGAGAACGTCTACCCGCGCGAGATCGAGGAATTCCTCATGGGCATGCCCGGCGTGCTGGACATCCAGGTGGTGGCCGTGCCCAGCCGCAAATATGGCGAGGAAGTGGGCGCCTTCATCATCGCCCGGCCCGACGTGCCCGTGGCGCCCGAAGACGTGCGCGCCTTCTGCCGCGGCAAGATCGCCTGGTACAAGATCCCGCGCTACATCGCCGTGGTGGACGGCTTCCCCCTGACCGCCAGCGGCAAGATCCAGAAATTCAAGCTGCGCGAGATGGCCGCCGAGCGCTGGCCCGAAGCCATGGCCGAGCCGGACTCCAAGACCGCCAAATAG
- a CDS encoding cupin domain-containing protein, giving the protein MAGKSSVGKRIRTFREERNVDLETLSQNTGLTVNFLERMENDEIYPTIGPLQKVARSLGVRLGTFLDDQFTRDPIISRIDQLGSVDPAMHTGRTPRSSYIYQALGKGKSDRNMEPFFIEIYPDKDEERKTISHQGEEFILVLKGELMVVYGRETYYLKAGETIYYNSIVPHYVGAHGDDPAQLLAVTYTP; this is encoded by the coding sequence ATGGCCGGAAAAAGCAGTGTCGGAAAGCGCATCCGCACGTTCCGCGAGGAAAGGAACGTGGATCTTGAGACCCTCTCACAGAATACGGGACTGACCGTCAATTTTCTGGAACGCATGGAAAATGACGAGATATATCCCACCATCGGCCCCCTGCAGAAGGTGGCCCGCTCGCTGGGCGTCCGTCTGGGCACCTTCCTGGATGACCAGTTCACCCGCGATCCCATCATTTCCCGCATAGACCAGCTGGGCAGCGTGGACCCCGCCATGCACACCGGCCGCACCCCCCGTTCCAGCTACATCTATCAGGCGCTGGGCAAGGGCAAGAGCGACCGCAACATGGAGCCTTTTTTCATCGAGATCTATCCCGACAAGGACGAAGAGCGGAAGACCATCTCGCACCAGGGCGAGGAATTCATCCTGGTACTCAAGGGCGAGCTGATGGTGGTCTACGGCCGCGAGACCTATTACCTGAAGGCCGGCGAGACCATCTATTACAACTCCATCGTGCCCCATTACGTGGGCGCGCACGGCGACGACCCGGCCCAGCTGCTGGCTGTGACCTACACGCCGTAG